Proteins encoded in a region of the Lepeophtheirus salmonis chromosome 6, UVic_Lsal_1.4, whole genome shotgun sequence genome:
- the LOC121119450 gene encoding trypsin-1 — MMKFVCTLLFLVVAANAVPPQIKYSESFMKVKSMRHRFGGRIVGGEEVEPNSIPFQISFQTTGGFHFCGASVMDKDTIITAAHCCDSFYPSEVQVVAGEHDLFSTSGDEQKIAVSDITYHEKFASHGTNYDVCLLKLKSSLHFNEKVKPIALPEKDQEFIGDVVVSGWGTISSSGPASPVLKAVTVQVVSDEDCSDAYYGSIDETMICAAAPGKDSCQGDSGGPLAQDGTLVGIVSWGYGCAAPGYPGVYGKVSKFIDWIAEHQ, encoded by the exons ATGATGAAATTCGTCTGTACCCTTTTGTTCCTAGTTGTTGCAGCCAATGCTGTTCCCCCTCAGATCAAATACTCTGAGAGTTTCATGAAAGTCAAGTCCATGAGACACAGATTCGGTGGAAGAATCGTCGGAGGAGAAGAAGTTGAACCCAACTCTATTCCCTTCCAAATTTCATTCCAAACTACAGGAGGATTCCACTTCTGTGGTGCTTCTGTCATGGACAAGGACACTATCATCACTGCTGCTCATTGCTGTGACAGCTTCTACCCATCGGAAGTCCAAGTTGTTGCTGGTGAACACGATCTCTTTTCTACTAGTGGAGATGAACAAAAGATTGCTGTATCTGATATCACATACCACGAGAAGTTTGCATCCCATGGAACCAACTATGACgtttgtcttttaaaattgaagtcCTCCTTGCACTTCAACGA gAAAGTCAAGCCTATTGCTCTCCCAGAAAAGGACCAAGAATTCATCGGTGATGTTGTTGTTTCCGGATGGGGAACTATCTCCTCCAGTGGTCCAGCTTCTCCAGTTCTTAAAGCTGTTACAGTCCAAGTTGTTTCTGATGAAG actGTAGCGATGCCTACTATGGATCTATTGATGAGACCATGATCTGTGCTGCTGCCCCTGGAAAAGACTCCTGCCAAGGCGACTCTGGTGGTCCATTGGCTCAAGACGGAACCCTCGTTGGTATTGTTTCCTGGGGATATGGTTGTGCTGCTCCTGGATACCCAGGTGTCTACGGCAAGGTCTCCAAGTTCATTGACTGGATTGCTGAACACCaatag